TTCATGATCCATTGGTTTCAGTGTTCATGGTCCATTGGTTTCAGTGTTTAAGACCTCAGGTTTCAGCCTGTCACCTCCTGATAAGTTTTTCAGTGTTTCCAGCCAACAGAGTGCCCGTCAACCATTTGTGGCTCCAAGAAACCTCTGAAGCTGGAGCCGTCTGCAGTCCATCTAGCACCATAACCTACAAACAACCAAAGAGAACCACTGAGCATCAATATAACCTACAAATAGTCAATTTAAATACTGAACAACAACAAACCCTACAAATAGCCACAtcaaatactttatttcaacatttctaTTGTAGAAATCAAGCACTGTAACCTAAAAGCAACCAACTTATTACCCACCCCCAAATAAAAACCGCCCACAAAAAAACACCTAAAGCCATTGGGATCCTCTTACACTTCTCTCAGATAAACTGAGGCTGAGGGGTCTTCTAAAAACCAACATAACCAACAAACAGCCATAAGGTTCTATTGAACAACATCTCTGTTGAATGAAATAAGGATGAATGTAACTGCTTACAGCCAAATACAATACCAAATATAGATCTATTgtcttaaaatgataaatgcttgCAACATCCCTCAAAACTCTTCTGTAAATAATGAACCAGATTCATcaaataacaaatttatttgcTCATAAATTGCTGGCTTTCCAATTACTGGTACCATCCAACAATAAACTGGGTACATAATCAGGGACCTTGATATATGAGCAATATTGGTAGGCATTATATAGAAAAGAAACAGCCATGAATAATAGAAAACTATCTCAGCTGACAAGTATGTTGGGAAGCTAGTGGGTCCATTATTAGAAGATTGTacaaaaagcaatttttttctcattttatatACATCTTTCACTCCACtctttgtacaaataaaatgagAATATTGTCTGTCAGGGGACAATTAAGTTTAGGAATggtttatgtttttattgtgtTATTACCTTCCTCTTGTCTGACTTCTAAGATATAAACATCATGCTACAACAAAAAAGAGAATTATGAAAAATTACCATATGCTTTAAATTCACGTTCTtctacatcatttaaaaaatcatataggTAGCCAGAGAGCCATCTTATGATAATATACAAGTATCTGTGACAAGAGTATCTCCGAGAAGATAATAAAATCTAGAAGTGGGTCTTTTACTTTTTCTGCATTGTAACAAGTTGATATAATTCATACAGAAGTGCtgtgtgaatttttttattgatccATTCATACCGGTAACCAGTGGATATTAATCCATGTTACATACCGGTAACCAGTGGATATTAATCCATGTTACATACCGGTAACCAGTGGATATTAATCCATGTTGCACCGTCTAAAATCTTATTCATAATTGACAGTGCATAGTCATTCTTCTGTTTTTCAGCtaaaaagagaaacaaaaaGTGTTGAaccaacacatgtacacaacTATCTGTAGCATATTTGGATTTAAGATATTACTAAGAATTATTTGAATCTTACAGGGAagaattaaagttttaaatcaaTTCTGTATTCACATTCTTGAATAAGGTACAGGAATGAATATGTGAATATGGATATTGTCCCTTTCagtttagagagagagagagagagagagagagagagacttactTCCGGTGCACCCTCCCCACCAGGAGGTTGAGCTGTCTCGGTGGTAGTGTTTGGACAATGCCCGGGCTCCAACACTGATCTCAGCATTTGGACTACAAAATAGGCCAAGACAATATTTTACtcattttgtaaattgtttgAAAGAGGGATGATGGGATTCTGGGATTAGGGATCACATTGGTGTGTGTCTGACCTGTGCCTCTCTGTAAAGGATTTCACCATCAGCTCTCTATCCACTGGCCACAGTTCTTGAGTTCCCACTGTCTTCCTCACACCCAGTAAATCTAACATCCCTCTTTTGCCCAAAATCTAACAACGTGAAAGAAATAGATTTTTAGGGCTCTGGGATATTTATAAGATTGGGGCAAATTGTAagttggatatttttttcaaaatggacAAATAAGGTACACTGTGACTATTCTCAGATTTTAGATCtaatggggatttttttttctttccgaTTACTTTATGGGTTTATATCAGTGGAGCTTTCACATGTCGTAACATCTCATTTGATAAGAGACATTTTACTCTGCTCTCAGATTTTCTTTACTATATGCTGTGACCTTGAGAAGAAAAGGATGATAAGAGACAACTCTATCAAGTACTGATGAGTCAGGACACTGGGTAGTTTAATCCTAGAGCCACCAAGCAGCAAAATAGGCATAATGCTTTTGGGCACTGAATATAAATGACAGCCTTTCAGAGTTTGACTTCATAAAGCATATTTCAAAAGAATAGGGTTCTAAGAAAGGTTCTTGACACATGGAGAACTGCtgtttataattacattttgaataattcattGGACAGCTCCCTATGTTTTCTACCTCAATAACGTAAGTACAATACATccaaaagaaataataatacaGCAACAGAAAAGGTGCAGGCCTTGGTGGCTCACCTGAACAAAACAGACCCATCTCAATTCTACTTCTGGTGGAATTTGGGAGTCATAAATGAGTACCTACGTCAATATATCTATACATGGATATTGGTGTAAAAAGTGATAGCTGTTAATTCCATTTACAGATAGATTATGAAATTATCAGGTGAGTTATGATTATGATTATTACATCAGGTGAGCTATGATCATTAAGGGTTATACTTACACCAGATGAGCTATGCATGttaattatgattattattaCTTACATCATATTTACTGTAATATTCTATGAGATGAATCTATCATATATtggcatattataaaaataatgagtttaaataatcaaagaaattaaaagatgtaaagaaaaggactatatatggtttgagcctaaaatggcccctttaaatgaacatcgtcattttactgtaattctttgttttatttgtacagatatacatttgtagttttttcataattttaattttgattttaatgcccccaatataaaaatatgacatcataaagtttaccttttcccgccatttttgcatttttagcataaaacggcttgttttgaagcagtttttctttaaggaaacattgagcaactgcttgaacaaacaaaatattttcatcaaagatgTATCTACCCAGTACCTATAAGTGAgcaaaagttcgttcttgttcaaagagtcgctctgtatttcccattcgaaaaaagataagaaaaatatcaattttgtactgatttttattgaattaaaaaaaaatagcgtcacttctgacgtcatatactgccagtgagtgcatataaatcaaataaataggtgaaaaacatattttatgtcagctcttttataatataacacaacaaattgatGAATCTGAATcactttaaaaatagcgaattatgggggccaaatttgactaataacatatatagttctttgtgatattttttctaaaaattaatacttttcaTGATTCTAAGATTTCAGGATAATTTTACTGAGAATAATGAGAAGAGCTgccattatttatattttgagtaAATTTGTGATGAACTTAAATGCCCATATAATTGTATACTGAATTGTAGGATGCTTTTTGCAAGTGAAAGCATTATCTTGAACTGAAAAAGCTATCGAATTGGACTCGGCAtattcaatcttaaaattattctAAAGCAGAcctttatttcctttttatacAATCAAATTATCACAAACTACCATCATTGAATAACATTCAAGTACATGGCTGCTTCTGTCAACAATCTTCTATTATATGACCTCATTCTCAGCTAGAGGGCAACTTTCAGAAAAAGAGAAATTCTAGACTTACAATCATTATTTCCTTGACCCTGTAAGCTATTTCTTCGTCATTCCAATCTTCCCACAAAGTCTGAAGGCCGTCCAGAAGTGGCGTGATGGACTTGAAGTTTGCCTCCctgtaaaataaagtaaaatcacTCACAAAATGGACCAGAGACTGACAAACAATTCAGAATCAACAAGAAATAAGCATGATAAGTCCCTTGTTTGGTGACTCACTTAGTAccgatttaattaaaattagttcACATTGCCAAGGCACCCCAATTCACCTTTttcattaagaaaataaaaattaaaaatatatttggactaattttaaccaaacttctTATTTACTTATCTAGTTGTCTATTCTTTAGAGCATTGTACAACTACCCACCTTGATTCAGCGTATGACTTCTCATCCAGTAGATCATACTTTGGGAGATCTAGGGCTGGACAATATCTAAACGGTGAAGAAATtgttgtagtacatgtattgcacTGAGTTCAAGTAATACACACCGTTATTAATTCctcccttttttatttattgtcttaaaatatctacattacATTGTTAAGTGACTGGTTGTTTGATATGTATCCCAAACAGACTGTggaaacattttaatttgtgggggccaatttttgtggagtGTGGGTTTTTTGCTTTTCCGTGGTGATGTAATATTGTGGATGCGTTGGTTTTTAGTTTTCGTAAAAAAGATAACtcttttcaaatttgttttcagcgaggatgtaaatttgtgggggaGAGCATAACAATTTTTACTGTAtatgtactgtagattcctatttaAGCGCAACTCACGAATTTAAAaatctcatattttttttttatgtaaactacatgaaactatgataaaaattctgcattcaagattttatgttctcgctaTTTGAAGGAAAACGGCTGAAtcacagaattaagtactcgcgtaaaataaggaatctacagtatgttGCAGATCCTATATACcggtaaatatatttaaatgttgCAGATCCTGTATTTACCACACTGATTCCTTGTTCAACTAGTACAATGTTATGATGTTAAACTAGTGCATTTACTTTTTCCTCCTATTCAATCAATCAGGTGTTAGGAAATAACAAATGAAGGAGTGcttacaattatatattttttaatataaccaATAGGGGTGGGGGAGGGCCAACTTCACCAGAGTTTGTTTGCTCTCTTTTTTAGGATGAGGCCCAATAGATCAAGCCTCAAGAAGGAGTTTGGGGGAGAGGGGGGCTTAAAATTGTGAATTTGATAAAAGGCTTTTTGTGCATTTCGAAATATATCATGCAGGGTTATCTCTAAGACCcaggggtgggggtggggaagggggggtgggtgggtcgGTGGGGAATTACCCTGCCTAATGCCTTACTTACCCGGCTACtactgcatttcaaacacaatttagctataagctagacccCCAGATCCCCCCTTCTACTTGtttatttcttccttctacttcaatttttagagacattCCTAATCATGTGTCAAATGCTTGGATGAGGTAGCAACTTGTCCAGAGGtttaacaaaattatacatgtagatctgttTCTCAACTGAATTGTaacgataaaataaaaaaaaaaatggaaaatcatgcaaattttaaattgaaaagaaagGCAGACTTGTGGTTCAAACCATGCATaaacttttgaaattaatttgaaagtTTATATCAATTGATAATAAATGCTATTAGATCATCACACAttttctggtaaaaaaaaaaacaaactctGAATTCTATGACACCAtaaacaacaagaggcccaggggccacattgctcacctgagcaacaattgccttaattctgatcaaattagcattacagtatcaaaatatcttgacaactaagtacagtagatcttgctaaaaaaaaatagaaaaatctgccaatttttatccacctctttttgtgggtaaataccaagccccttttgttgttgtacctgtaagaagatttttctctattccaatttaccccccccccctccatttcgtggccccccttttctctagggaatcatggtttcatcaaacttaaatctgcataacctgtgctttcacactaagtactgagttttggaccgaaaactttcccagaatatttttaaagatttttctctatatattcctatgtaaaaattcaaaccgccatcacggcccagccctatcactagggactgtgattttgcaaacttgaatttacactatccgaggatgcctccacacaagtttaggcttttctggccaaatagtctttaaaaagaagatatcaaagattttctctatatattcctatgtaaaaattcatcccccattgtggcctcaccataccccatgactattatttaaacaaacttgaatctttacgatcttgggatgcttccacttaaatttgggctttcctggccttatagttttgagaagaagatttttaaagattttctctatatataaaaatttatcccccattgtggcctcgccctacccccagggaccatgatttgaacaaacttgaatctacattatctgaggatggttacaattTGAGGTTTCTTGGccataaagttttgaaaagaaatttttttaaagattttctctatatattcctgtataaaaatttatcccctaattgtggccccaccctacccctggggaccatgatttgaacaaacttgaatctacactatctgaggatgcttccactcaaatttaagcttttctgaccttatagtttttgagaagaagatttttaaaaaaaaattctgtatattcctatgtaaaacatgacccccctcttgtggccccaccctacccctggggaccataatttgaacaaacttgaatctacactacctgagaatgcttccattttaatttgagcttttctggcctgatagttttttagaagaagatttttaaagattttgtctatatatttctatgtaaaacttgatcccctaattgtggccccaccctaaccccggagaccatgatttgaacaaacttgaatctacactacctgaggaagctttcacatttatttgagcttttctggcctaataattttttagaagaagatttttaaagattttctctatatattcctatgtaaaacttgatccccccattgtggccccaccctacccctggggaccatgatttgaacaaacttgaatctaccctacctgaggaagcttccactttgatttgagcttttctggcctaataattttttagaagaagatttttaaagattttctctatatattcctatgtaaaacttgatccccccattgtggccccaccctacccccggggaccatgatttgaacaaacttgaatctacactatctgaggaggctcccattttaatttgagcttttctggcctgatagttttttagaagaagatttttaaggattttgtctatatatttctatgtcaaacttgatccccccattgtggcccctccctacccctggggaccatgatttgaacaaacttgaatctacactacctgaggatgcctccacacaagtttgagcttttcaggccgaatagtttttgagaagaagatttttgaaaaataccaacaaattttcaataattctcaattatctcccctttagaaagagcgtggcccttcatttgaacaaacttgaatccccttcacctagtggtgctttgtgccaaatttggttgaaatctgcccagtggttcttgagaagaagatgaaaatgtgaaaagtttacaacgccgacgccgacgacaacgacaacgacgacagacaacggacaaattgtgatcagaaaagctcacttgagcctttggctcaggtgagctaaaaactccTTGGAGCAAAGTGTTATCACAAATCTTAAAATTACTGAGAAAGAGACAATACATTGTATTAATATTtaactatatttatttttacaatgattGAAACACAAGTACTTTCACTTATATCATTAAATAGCTCTTGTTGGCTTGGGTGTTAACATGGTTAATGGGAGGAGACCAATGATGTTGGCGGAAGCCAAAGTACCCAGTAAAATCCACACATCCAAACAGGCAACTACCATACCTTCTAACATACTGTAACAGAAGAGGAGGAATAACCAATACTAGGCTCG
This portion of the Magallana gigas chromosome 7, xbMagGiga1.1, whole genome shotgun sequence genome encodes:
- the LOC105347774 gene encoding uncharacterized protein, with the protein product MPTTKTLQLSKYVRMVLENELKLTCKEFDEEDIKALLKKSNRECTPRETIQGYPSYPLYREIGNMLQQWMEKRYCPALDLPKYDLLDEKSYAESREANFKSITPLLDGLQTLWEDWNDEEIAYRVKEIMIILGKRGMLDLLGVRKTVGTQELWPVDRELMVKSFTERHSPNAEISVGARALSKHYHRDSSTSWWGGCTGTEKQKNDYALSIMNKILDGATWINIHWLPHDVYILEVRQEEGYGARWTADGSSFRGFLEPQMVDGHSVGWKH